One Flagellimonas sp. CMM7 genomic region harbors:
- the dnaN gene encoding DNA polymerase III subunit beta yields the protein MKFIVSSTYLLKQLQVLGGVINNSNTLPILDNFLFDLKQSKLTVSASDLETTMSSVLEVDSDAEGTIAVPARLLLDTLKTFPEQPLTFVVEDNNTVEISSNHGKYALAYADGAEFPKAVEVSNPSSTTLLGDILATAINKTIFAAGNDDLRPVMSGVFFQFSTENLTFVATDAHKLVKYQRHDITASEVAEFIMPKKPLNLLKGILSGSESEVTIEYNDSNAKFIFDNSELICRLIDGKYPNYEAVIPKENPNKLSISRNQFLSSVRRVSIFSNKTTHQIRLKIAGAELNISAEDVDYSNKAEERLSCSYQGDDMQIGFNSRFLVEMLNNLTSDEVSVEMSLPNRAGILTPADGLDEGEHVTMLVMPVMLNN from the coding sequence TGATTTAAAACAAAGCAAGCTAACTGTTTCTGCTTCGGATTTGGAAACAACCATGAGTTCTGTATTAGAAGTTGATTCTGATGCGGAAGGAACCATAGCTGTTCCAGCTAGATTGTTGCTAGATACTTTGAAGACATTTCCAGAACAGCCCCTCACATTTGTTGTGGAGGACAACAATACAGTGGAAATTAGTTCTAATCATGGTAAGTATGCTTTGGCATATGCAGATGGTGCTGAATTCCCAAAAGCAGTGGAAGTGTCCAATCCAAGTTCCACAACATTACTTGGCGATATTTTGGCTACGGCTATTAACAAAACCATATTTGCCGCTGGAAACGATGATTTACGCCCTGTTATGAGTGGTGTTTTCTTTCAGTTTTCCACTGAAAATTTGACTTTCGTAGCTACAGATGCTCACAAATTGGTGAAATATCAACGACATGATATTACTGCATCTGAAGTCGCAGAATTCATCATGCCAAAAAAACCATTGAATCTTTTAAAAGGTATTTTATCAGGTTCGGAGTCCGAAGTTACCATAGAATATAATGACAGTAACGCAAAATTCATTTTTGATAATTCAGAACTGATTTGCAGATTAATTGATGGAAAATATCCTAATTATGAAGCGGTGATTCCAAAAGAGAACCCTAACAAACTATCTATTTCTAGAAATCAATTTTTGAGTTCTGTTCGTAGGGTTTCTATATTTTCCAACAAAACCACACACCAAATACGATTAAAGATTGCTGGTGCTGAATTGAATATCTCCGCAGAAGATGTTGATTATAGCAATAAGGCCGAAGAAAGGCTTTCTTGTTCTTATCAAGGGGACGATATGCAGATAGGATTTAATTCCAGGTTTTTGGTGGAAATGCTCAACAACTTAACATCCGATGAAGTTTCGGTAGAGATGAGCTTACCAAACAGAGCGGGAATTTTAACACCTGCCGATGGATTGGACGAAGGCGAACATGTTACCATGCTTGTTATGCCAGTTATGCTGAACAACTAA
- a CDS encoding DUF4870 domain-containing protein encodes MEIINQNVIRKDNTLLAITHLSQLLHYVTGFGGFIVPVIIWLTSRKTVEGMNEHGKSVINLQLSLLLYIIISIPAILLLGLGILGLIGVAILGFVLPIINAVKAANGESPSTFLTIPFV; translated from the coding sequence ATGGAAATCATCAATCAAAATGTAATTAGGAAGGACAACACACTGTTGGCCATAACACATCTTTCGCAATTGTTGCACTATGTAACTGGCTTTGGAGGCTTTATTGTCCCTGTCATAATCTGGTTAACATCTAGGAAAACCGTAGAAGGAATGAATGAACATGGGAAATCTGTAATTAATTTACAGTTGAGTTTATTGCTTTATATCATAATAAGTATACCAGCAATTTTATTGTTGGGATTGGGAATTTTAGGTCTAATAGGAGTTGCCATTTTAGGTTTTGTACTACCTATAATAAATGCGGTAAAAGCTGCTAACGGAGAATCCCCGTCCACATTTTTAACCATCCCCTTTGTATAA
- the mnmE gene encoding tRNA uridine-5-carboxymethylaminomethyl(34) synthesis GTPase MnmE, with protein sequence MSYTDTIIAMATPPGTGAIAVIRISGPKAIPISDTLFQSIRNKKLIDQKSHTIHLGHIIENDKILDKVLVSIFKGPNSYTSEDIIEVSCHGSPYIQQQIIQLFLRHGCRMATAGEFTLRAFLNGKMDLSQAEAVADLIASDSEAAHEIAMKQMRGGFSGEIEKLREELLNFASLIELELDFSQEDVEFADRTQFNELLNSISETLKKLIDSFALGNVIKNGIPIAIVGEPNVGKSTLLNALLNEERAIVSDIPGTTRDTVEDQISINGINFRFVDTAGIRETKDVVEKIGIERTFEKIDKAKLIIFLFDSPDFDKTELENIRNRYPNKNLLPICNKVDLLSNTEINQLKSEIPNTLFISAKAKKGISELENKLLSLIDSGALIGDKTIVTNSRHYDTLLKALEEIQKVKEGMDVGLASDLMAIDIRQALFYLGEITGSVTNDDLLGNIFSNFCIGK encoded by the coding sequence ATGTCATATACCGATACAATTATAGCTATGGCAACTCCCCCTGGGACAGGTGCCATTGCAGTAATCAGAATTTCTGGGCCCAAAGCTATTCCTATTTCTGACACTCTTTTTCAATCTATTCGAAACAAAAAATTGATTGATCAAAAAAGTCATACCATTCATTTAGGACATATCATTGAAAATGATAAAATTTTGGATAAAGTCTTGGTTTCAATATTCAAAGGACCAAATTCCTATACTTCCGAAGATATCATTGAAGTTTCATGTCATGGTTCACCATATATTCAACAACAAATTATTCAACTTTTTTTACGGCACGGCTGTCGTATGGCTACAGCAGGAGAATTTACACTACGCGCTTTTTTAAATGGTAAAATGGATTTAAGTCAAGCTGAAGCGGTAGCTGATTTAATTGCCAGCGATAGTGAAGCAGCTCATGAAATTGCCATGAAGCAAATGAGAGGTGGTTTTAGTGGAGAAATTGAAAAGCTAAGGGAAGAGCTTTTAAATTTCGCATCCTTAATTGAGCTTGAACTCGATTTCTCTCAAGAAGATGTGGAGTTTGCAGATAGGACCCAGTTCAATGAGCTATTAAACAGCATCAGTGAAACTCTTAAAAAATTGATTGATTCTTTTGCTCTGGGCAATGTCATAAAAAATGGAATACCAATAGCAATTGTTGGTGAACCAAATGTGGGCAAGTCAACACTATTGAATGCATTGCTGAATGAAGAACGTGCAATTGTTAGTGATATACCGGGCACCACACGTGATACCGTTGAAGATCAAATTAGCATTAATGGTATCAATTTCAGATTTGTTGATACTGCCGGAATAAGAGAAACAAAAGATGTAGTTGAAAAAATTGGAATTGAACGAACTTTTGAAAAAATTGATAAAGCCAAACTTATTATTTTCCTTTTTGACAGTCCTGACTTTGACAAAACGGAATTGGAAAATATAAGAAATCGGTATCCGAACAAAAATCTACTGCCAATTTGTAATAAAGTAGATCTATTGAGCAACACAGAAATTAATCAGTTAAAATCTGAGATTCCAAACACTCTTTTTATTTCCGCAAAAGCAAAAAAAGGTATTTCTGAACTAGAAAATAAATTACTGTCATTGATTGATTCTGGTGCGTTGATTGGTGATAAAACCATTGTGACCAATAGCAGACATTACGATACTCTATTAAAGGCATTAGAGGAAATTCAGAAGGTAAAAGAAGGTATGGATGTAGGCTTGGCAAGTGACCTTATGGCCATTGACATTCGCCAAGCGCTTTTTTATTTGGGAGAAATTACCGGGAGTGTGACCAACGATGATTTATTGGGGAATATTTTTTCAAACTTTTGTATCGGAAAATAA